A stretch of Podospora bellae-mahoneyi strain CBS 112042 chromosome 5, whole genome shotgun sequence DNA encodes these proteins:
- a CDS encoding hypothetical protein (EggNog:ENOG503PFVA): protein MAISLHHQRPSSPSTSKLHQALLTTLSPLTLTHTHLSLPQYHPTLLATAVTTLTKIYSCPITSSLPQLLSAILPEETLPILFDTTGALLSGLDDQAKTILYIQAVTGLVLIFEHLCTHGDITAGVVDRELRLFEQSKQKRSVLERIEEGGLLGECYTVEAVVEFIVGVIDEEEKEDVVNEVEIEQVATNEKVDWEMGSRPYGNMGLPWGFTIMALN from the exons aacTCCACC AAGCCCTCCTcacaaccctctcccccttgaCCCTAACGcacacccacctctccctcccccaataccaccccaccctcctcgccaccgcggtgaccaccctcaccaaaaTCTACTCCTGTCcgatcacctcctccctccctcagcTTTTGtccgccatcctcccagaggaaaccctccccatcctcttcgacACAACAGgcgccctcctctccggccTTGACGACCAGGCCAAAACCATTCTTTATATCCAGGCCGTCACCGGGCTAGTCCTCATCTTCGAGCACCTCTGCACACATGGGGACATCACTGCTGGCGTGGTGGATAGAGAGCTGAGGTTGTTTGAGCAGAGCAAACAAAAGAGAAGTGTGCTGGAAAGGatcgaggaagggggtttgttgggggAGTGTTATACCgtcgaggcggtggtggagtttaTTGTGGGGGTtattgacgaggaagaaaaagaagacgtGGTGAATGAAGTTGAGATTGAGCAGGTGGCGACGAATGAGAAGGTTGactgggagatggggagcaGGCCGTATGGGAATATGGGCTTGCCGTGGGGGTTTACCATTATGGCTTTGAACTAG
- the YKE2 gene encoding Prefoldin subunit 6 (EggNog:ENOG503P59T; COG:O; BUSCO:EOG09265E8A), with protein MADIQRRLQALSEDYTKLQKDLQDTVTSRQKLEAQMQENLGVQQEFEKLKDGETIYKLIGPVLLKQDRTDAESTVKGRLEFIEKEITRLEGHIKETQAKMEKKKTEIIQVQTSAQAAVGAGPQAVKGRA; from the exons ATGGCTGATATCCAACGTCGGCTTCAGGCCCTCTCTGAGGACTACACCAAGCTACAAAAAG ATCTCCAAGACACAGTAACGTCTCGGCAAAAGCTGGAGGCTCAGATGCAGGAGAATTTGGGCGTACAACAG GAAttcgagaagctcaaagaCGGCGAGACCATCTACAAGCTCATCGGGCCAGTGCTCTTGAAGCAGGATAGGACAGATGCGGAGAGCACGGTGAAGGGGCGGTTGGAGTTTATTGAAAAGGAAAT CACGAGACTGGAAGGCCACATCAAGGAGACGCAggccaagatggagaagaagaagaccgaGATCATTCAGGTTCAAACCAGTGCTCAGGCTGCCGTTGGTGCTGGCCCTCAGGCTGTCAAGGGGCGCGCTTAA
- the VPS4 gene encoding Vacuolar protein sorting-associated protein 4 (EggNog:ENOG503NUSN; COG:O), protein MSNTDFLDRAIKQVRTAIDADNAAQYEKAYQLYYASLELFMLALKWEKNPKSKDMIRAKTAEYMDRAEKLKAHLADAESKKKKPGLVGANGSSTAGTAKGKEAGEDGAPELDEDSKKLRSALAGAILQERPNVSWDDVAGLEQAKEALKEAVLLPIKFPHLFQGKRQPWKGILLYGPPGTGKSYLAKAVATEAKSTFFSISSSDLVSKWMGESERLVKQLFAMARENKPSIIFIDEIDALCGPRGEGESEASRRIKTEMLVQMDGVGKDSKGVLILGATNIPWQLDAAIRRRFQRRVHISLPDLAARTKMFSIAIGDTKTALKPEDFRELARASEGYSGSDISIVVQDALMQPVRKIQQATHFKKVMVDGKKRMTPCSPGDPEAVEMTWEGVEGEELLEPMVEKKDFLRAIKSSRPTVSQVDLERNEEWTKEFGSEGA, encoded by the exons ATGTCCAACACCGACTTCCTCGACCGCGCCATCAAACAAGTCCGCACCGCCATCGACGCCGACAACGCAGCCCAATACGAAAAAGCCTACCAGCTCTACTACGCCTCCCTCGAGCTCTTCATGCTGGCCCTCAAGTGGGAAAAGAACCCAAAGTCCAAAGACATGATCCGCGCCAAAACAGCCGAGTACATGGACCGCGCCGAAAAGCTCAAAGCCCACCTCGCCGACGCCgagtccaagaagaaaaaacccGGCCTCGTCGGCGCGAAcggctcctccaccgccgggACGGCAAAAGggaaggaggcgggggaggatggtgcgCCTGAACTAGATGAGGATAGCAAGAAGCTGAGGTCGGCGCTGGCGGGCGCCATCTTGCAGGAGAGACCTAATGTCAGCTGGGATGACGTTGCTGGGTTGGAGCAGGCGAAGGAGGCGTTGAAGGAGGCGGTTTTGTTGCCGATCAAGTTTCCTCATTTGTTTCAGGGGAAGAGGCAGCCTTGGAAGGGGATTTTGCTCTATGGGCCGCCGGGGACGGGAAAGAGTTATTTGGCCAAGGCGGTGGCTACCGAGGCGAAGAGTACGTTTTTTAGTATTAGCAGTTCTGATTTGGTGAGTAAGTGGAtgggtgagagtgagag GTTAGTCAAGCAACTGTTCGCCATGGCCCGCGAGAACAAAccatccatcatcttcattgACGAAATCGATGCCCTCTGCGGCCCCCGCGGCGAAGGCGAGTCGGAAGCCTCCCGGAGAATAAAAACGGAGATGCTCGTCCAGATGGACGGTGTAGGCAAGGACAGCAAGGGAgttctcatcctcggcgcGACCAACATCCCTTGGCAACTCGACGCTGCTATCCGCCGTCGTTTCCAGAGACGAGTCCACATCAGTCTACCAGATCTGGCCGCGAGGACAAAAATGTTTAGCATTGCCATTGGGGACACAAAGACGGCGCTCAAACCCGAAGATTTTAGAGAGCTGGCGAGGGCGTCGGAGGGTTACTCAGGTTCTGACATCAGCATCGTTGTTCAAGACGCGCTGATGCAGCCGGTCAGAAAGATTCAGCAGGCGACGCACTTCaagaaggtgatggtggacggcaagaagaggatgacgcCCTGCTCGCCCGGGGATCCGGAGGCGGTAGAGATGacgtgggagggggtggaaggggaggagctgttggagcccatggtggagaagaaggactTTTTGAGGGCTATCAAGTCGAGTAGGCCGACGGTGTCGCAGGTGGACTTGGAGAGGAACGAGGAGTGGACGAAGGAGTTTGGGAGTGAGGGTGCGTAG
- the nop56 gene encoding Nucleolar protein 56 (EggNog:ENOG503NWPQ; COG:A; COG:J), translated as MVAVNYLLFESAVGFALFEVVHQADSVGLQLPEVKEAMTSLDKFGKMVQLRSFNPWTSAAHGLEAINLVSEGIMPDHLKNTLELNLPQTSGKKSKIVLGVVDKRLAGEITSVFTGVQCESAETSEVVAALLRGIRVHAGKLLKGLQEGDINRAQLGLGHAYSRAKVKFSVHKNDNHIIQGIATLDALDKGINQGAMRVREWYGWHFPELIRIVSDNGTYAKMVIAVGNKKTLTDESVDEIANVLNQDQDKAEAVIQAAKVSMGQDISETDLAMIKDLASNVAEMADYRRILAESLDKKMGDVAPNLQVILGTPVAARLISHAGSLTNLAKYPASTLQILGAEKALFRALKTKGATPKYGLLYQSSFIGKAGPKVKGRISRYLANKCSIASRIDNFSENPTRRFGEVMRDQIEQRLEWYAKGTKPMKNIDAMDKAIKAVMDDDEGGMDIDSEQVDHMAPKEDKKDKKDKKEKKDKKEKKDKKRKSVGAEDVDMVDAAEEPSKKKKKRKSVAAE; from the exons ATGGTGGCCGTCAATTATCTGCTCTTCGAGAGCGCCGTCGGCTTTGCCCTCTTTGAGGTCGTGCACCAGGCCGACAGCGTTGGTCTGCAGCTCcccgaggtgaaggaggccaTGACCAGCCTCGACAAGTTTGGCAAGATGGTCCAGTTGCGCAGCTTCAACCCATGGAC CTCTGCCGCCCACGGTTTGGAGGCCATCAACCTCGTTTCCGAAGGCATCATGCCCGACCACCTCAAGAACACCCTCGaactcaacctcccccagacCAGCggaaagaagagcaagattGTTTTGGGCGTCGTCGACAAGAGGTTAGCAGGCGAGATCACCTCTGTCTTTACCGGTGTCCAGTGCGAATCCGCCGAGACCTCCGAGGTCGTCGCTGCTCTCCTCCGTGGCATCCGTGTCCACGCTGGTAAGCTCCTCAAGGGCCTCCAGGAGGGTGATATCAACCGTGCCCAGCTCGGTCTCGGCCACGCCTACTCCCGCGCCAAGGTCAAGTTCAGCGTCCACAAGAACGacaaccacatcatccaGGGCATTGCGACTCTCGACGCGCTCGACAAGGGTATCAACCAGGGCGCTATGCGTGTCAGAGAGTGGTATGGCTGGCATTTCCCCGAACTTATCCGCATTGTCTCCGACAACGGCACCTACGCCAAGATGGTCATCGCCGTTGGCAACAAGAAGACTCTCACTGACGAGAGCGTTGACGAGATCGCCAACGTTCTCAACCAGGACCAGgacaaggccgaggccgTTATCCAGGCCGCCAAAGTCTCCATGGGTCAGGACATCAGCGAGACTGATCTTGCCATGATCAAGGACCTCGCCTCCAACGTGGCCGAGATGGCCGACTACAGACGCATCCTCGCCGAGTCCCTCGACAAGAAGATGGGCGATGTTGCTCCTAACCTCCAGGTCATCCTCGGCACTCCCGTTGCTGCCCGCCTTATCTCCCACGCCGGTTCCTTGACCAACCTCGCCAAGTACCCCGCCTCTACTCTCCAGATTCTCGGTGCCGAGAAGGCTCTTTTCCGCGCTCTCAAGACCAAGGGCGCTACTCCCAAGTACGGTCTCCTTTACCAAAGTTCTTTCATTGGCAAGGCCGGTCCCAAGGTCAAGGGCCGCATCTCCCGTTATCTTGCCAACAAGTGCTCGATCGCTTCCCGTATCGATAACTTCAGCGAGAACCCAACCCGCCGTTTCGGTGAGGTGATGCGCGACCAGATCGAGCAGCGCCTCGAGTGGTACGCCAAGGGCACCAAGCCAATGAAGAACATTGATGCCATGGACAAGGCCATCAAGGCCGTTatggacgacgatgagggaGGCATGGACATCGACTCTGAGCAGGTCGACCACATGGCTCCCAAGGAGGAtaagaaggacaagaaggacaagaaggagaagaaagacaagaaagagaagaaggacaagaagaggaagagcgtCGGTGCCGAGGACGTCGATATGGTTGACGCGGCGGAAGAGCcttccaagaagaagaagaagagaaagtcTGTGGCTGCTGAGTAA
- a CDS encoding hypothetical protein (EggNog:ENOG503PF3H; COG:S) yields the protein MDSNEASREASQGSSAALDGVSGIALPRRSGAIRHAAGSRPILPTLTPGVGKNTFVATPIQETPADDDPSRHSWVSFVSASTARSSAVPSIFSQRFSTFSASTRQSIRQSSIESPISAISPSYKRQDSIKEENPYFCTFCSDSFATKEEWRLHENDYHDKREVYACSTCSAVFRRAASLWDHESDVHGIKPTDELPQPARYSPLRAAWGCGFCAALFRSRTDYLDHVGNHYDEGSERVQWQHSLVIKALLQQPKVEEAWVALVAEEETAQGAKLRFMWDEGNSGRLLDAEEASTLQDVLEFFGNSAMMEAEEVALMAYDLAQKRVERDVSRDVSSVLPQRYARQDPDKITEVDAISQPESSSASHRELPRSVDDMSLAMSSNLDIPFSSNLAKSSFSSLIADKIARESSAPMPSATVGDSIARPSSVPAVLSKARPAPSIALRNATARGNLRRIDSGLPRAPTPQPDQRRGNTPPRPNLIANRNGIAVMNPTQDPSTTSHLPAHVLVARASPLSSIRPHTSSSTLSSHAKDNARWLDDSTSETVSEDSVSDTDSWLEHDGLSAAAKTWKSTFNQTVELGMGALWTRYNHDWNTLIVQCVGEAGRSSSSPHYRDTTARVRKGTSSRQNKNLRPGARYPIDDEDEDDDDGEGQRPGSSLSKRSSLSTKRFACPFRKHDPHKYSLQEHEVCAVRSWGTISRLKEHLYRRHYKIHCQRCKQMFGDFKELQGHEMSPQGCELVPGPPPCDISTLQEKQLKSRKHNARRKTDEEKWVEIYQLLFPNEEIPSSPCECIHQDPTLA from the exons ATGGACTCCAATGAAGCCAGCCGAGAGGCGTCCCAAGGATCCAGCGCCGCTCTGGATGGAGTCTCTGGCATCGCCTTACCAAGACGAAGCGGCGCCATCAGACATGCCGCCGGTAGCCGGCCCATTCTTCCCACCTTGACACCTGGGGTGGGCAAAAACACCTTTGTGGCAACGCCCATTCAAGAGACGCCAGCGGATGACGACCCGAGCAGACACTCGTGGGTCTCGTTCGTTTCAGCCAGCACGGCCAGGTCCTCTGCAGTGCCAAGCATCTTTTCTCAAAGATTCTcgaccttctcggcctccacTCGGCAGTCAATTCGTCAGTCCTCGATCGAGTCTCCCATCTCAGCCATCAGCCCTTCGTACAAGAGGCAGGACAGCATCAAGGAAGAAAACCCCTACTTCTGCACCTTCTGCAGTGATTCCTTTGCAACAAAGGAGGAGTGGAGGCTGCACGAAAATGACTACCATGACAAGCGTGAGGTTTACGCCTGCAGCACTTGTTCTGCAGTGTTTCGACGGGCCGCTTCGCTCTGGGACCACGAGAGTGACGTGCATGGAATTAAGCCCACAGATGAGCTTCCCCAGCCAGCACGCTACTCTCCCTTACGAGCTGCCTGGGGTTGCGGCTTCTGCGCTGCCCTCTTCAGATCCCGTACCGACTACCTTGACCACGTTGGGAATCATTACGACGAGGGCTCAGAGCGGGTGCAATGGCAGCACTCCCTTGTCATCAAGGCTTTGCTTCAGCAACCAAAGGTAGAAGAAGCATGGGTTGCCTTggtggcagaggaggagacaGCACAAGGAGCAAAACTGCGGTTCATGTGGGACGAGGGCAACAGCGGCCGACTTCTCGATGCCGAAGAAGCTTCCACATTACAAGATGTCCTTGAGTTTTTCGGAAACAGTGCAATGATGGAAGCGGAGGAAGTTGCCCTCATGGCGTATGACCTTGCCCAAAAGCGGGTGGAAAGAGATGTGAGCAGGGATGTGAGCAGCGTGCTGCCGCAGCGTTATGCTCGACAGGACCCAGATAAGATTACAGAGGTCGATGCTATCTCACAACCTGAATCGTCATCCGCTAGTCACCGAGAATTACCACGCTCGGTAGACGACATGTCTCTGGCCATGTCATCCAACCTTGACATCCCCTTTTCTTCAAATCTGGCCAAATCAAGCTTCTCATCACTGATTGCGGACAAGATTGCTCGAGAGTCTTCGGCACCAATGCCATCAGCAACCGTTGGAGACAGCATTGCGAGACCCTCCTCAGTACCAGCTGTTCTTTCTAAAGCCCGCCCTGCTCCTAGCATCGCTCTTCGAAACGCAACAGCGCGAGGAAATCTTCGTCGCATTGATAGCGGCCTTCCAAGGGCACCTACGCCTCAGCCTGACCAGCGCCGAGGCAACACCCCACCACGCCCGAACCTGATTGCCAACAGAAATGGCATAGCAGTAATGAACCCAACTCAAGATCCATCTACGACTAGTCACCTTCCCGCACATGTACTTGTTGCTCGAGCGAGCCCGCTATCCTCGATCCGCCCACACACAAGCTCCAGTACACTCTCAAGCCACGCAAAGGACAACGCCAGGTGGCTAGATGACAGCACGAGCGAGACAGTGTCGGAAGACAGCGTGTCGGACACTGACTCTTGGTTGGAACATGACGGTTTgtctgcagcagcaaagacaTGGAAGTCGACCTTCAACCAAACAGTAGAGCTTGGCATGGGAGCACTTTGGACTCGCTATAATCATGACTGGAACACTCTTATTGTGCAGTGTGTGGGCGAGGCAGGAAGAAGTAGCAGCTCCCCGCACTACCGCGACACGACGGCCAGGGTTCGAAAGGGGACCTCTTCCAGGCAAAACAAGAACCTGCGGCCTGGGGCGCGTTATCCAAtcgatgatgaggacgaggacgatgacgacggtGAGGGGCAGCGGCCTGGTTCATCGCTGTCTAAGCGAAGTTCTTTATCCACAAAAAGATTTGCATGCCCCTTCCGTAAGCATGATCCACACAAGTACAGCCTTCAGGAACATGAAGTGTGCGCCGTCAGATCATGGGGAACCATCTCCAGACTCAA AGAGCATCTTTATCGCCGTCACTACAAGATCCACTGCCAACGATGCAAGCAAATGTTTGGGGATTTCAAAGAATTGCAGGGCCATGAGATGTCACCACAGGGGTGTGAGCTCGTTCCCGGTCCGCCGCCTTGCGATATTTCAACTCTCCAAGAAAAGCAACTGAAATCACGAAAACACAATGCCCGGCGAAAGACAGATGAGGAGAAGTGGGTAGAGATATACCAGCTTCTATTCCCTAACGAGGAAATACCATCGTCGCCATGTGAGTGCATCCATCAGGATCCAACACTCGCCTAA